From a region of the Buchnera aphidicola (Floraphis choui) genome:
- a CDS encoding anthranilate synthase component 1 — protein MNEHLKRMDVLEIEAFYQPNPTAIFHHICREKNNTLLLESAEINKRHNVESMMIIDSALRISALNQVVTLEALTKNGISLLPIFKSLLPKEVKILSDGRFLKVEFPLISRSLDEDKKLHALSVLDSLRFLINSVKNNKFSKSMFFGGLFAYDLVSSFEDLPKLKTTQSCPDFCFYLAETLLVLDHKKKTCCIQSSLFSSDLFERDRLRCRLLEVKKQLSQPLSPLRPIKFKKMTLMCNKTDQEYINVIKNMQKSILIGEVFQVVPSRCYYLPCIDSLAAYDILKKNNPSPYMFFMKDAYFTLFGASPESALKYDTSSRQIEIYPIAGTRPRGRKLDGSLDLDLDSRIELEMRTNHKELAEHIMLVDLARNDLAKICDPGTRYVADLTKVDRYSHVMHLVSRVVGKLKFNLDVFHAYQACMNMGTLSGAPKIRAMELIASAEGERRGSYGGSIGYFTASGSLDTCIIIRSAYVENNIATVQVGAGIVLDSIPQSEADESKNKAQAVLQAIAESHSCHIEY, from the coding sequence ATGAATGAACATCTTAAGAGAATGGATGTTTTAGAAATTGAAGCATTTTACCAGCCAAACCCAACAGCTATTTTTCATCATATTTGTCGTGAAAAAAATAATACGTTACTTTTAGAATCCGCTGAAATTAACAAAAGACATAATGTAGAAAGTATGATGATTATAGATTCTGCATTGCGAATCTCAGCGTTAAATCAAGTAGTTACATTAGAAGCGTTAACGAAAAATGGGATAAGTTTGCTTCCTATTTTTAAATCCTTGTTACCAAAAGAAGTAAAAATATTATCTGATGGTCGTTTTTTAAAAGTTGAGTTTCCTTTAATTTCTAGAAGTTTAGATGAAGATAAAAAATTGCATGCATTGTCTGTATTAGATTCACTAAGATTTTTAATAAACAGTGTAAAAAATAATAAATTCTCTAAATCTATGTTTTTTGGAGGTTTATTTGCATATGATTTAGTATCTAGTTTTGAAGATTTACCAAAATTAAAAACTACTCAATCCTGTCCTGATTTTTGTTTTTATCTAGCTGAAACATTACTAGTATTGGATCATAAGAAAAAAACTTGCTGTATACAATCAAGTTTATTTTCTTCAGACTTATTTGAAAGAGATAGATTAAGATGTAGATTGTTAGAAGTAAAAAAACAGCTATCTCAACCTTTGTCTCCATTAAGACCTATTAAATTTAAGAAAATGACATTAATGTGTAATAAAACTGATCAGGAATATATTAACGTCATTAAAAATATGCAAAAATCAATATTGATTGGAGAGGTTTTTCAAGTTGTTCCTTCTAGGTGTTATTATTTACCATGTATTGATTCATTAGCAGCCTATGATATTCTAAAAAAGAATAATCCTAGTCCGTATATGTTTTTTATGAAAGACGCTTATTTTACATTATTTGGAGCTTCTCCAGAAAGTGCTTTAAAGTATGATACTTCATCTAGACAAATTGAAATTTATCCTATTGCAGGAACTAGACCTAGAGGAAGGAAACTAGATGGATCATTAGATTTAGATTTAGATAGTAGGATAGAACTCGAGATGAGAACCAATCATAAAGAGTTAGCTGAACATATAATGTTGGTAGATTTAGCTCGTAATGATTTAGCAAAAATTTGTGACCCAGGTACTCGATACGTAGCTGATTTAACAAAGGTAGATCGATATTCTCATGTTATGCATTTAGTTTCAAGAGTAGTAGGAAAATTGAAATTTAATTTAGATGTATTTCATGCGTATCAAGCATGTATGAATATGGGAACATTGAGTGGTGCCCCGAAAATTCGAGCAATGGAATTAATTGCTAGTGCAGAAGGAGAAAGAAGAGGAAGTTATGGAGGATCTATAGGATATTTTACTGCTTCAGGATCGTTAGATACGTGTATTATTATTCGATCTGCATATGTTGAAAATAATATTGCTACTGTTCAAGTTGGAGCTGGGATAGTATTAGATTCTATACCACAATCTGAAGCAGATGAAAGTAAAAATAAAGCTCAAGCAGTATTACAAGCAATAGCTGAATCACATTCTTGTCATATAGAGTATTAA
- a CDS encoding ferredoxin--NADP(+) reductase yields MNDWTTAKIIKIKKWKNNLFSLILNASIYPFIPGQFSKLAYIKKNGKKIQRAYSYVNAPENINLEFYIVLIPEGKLTPKLYNLSYIDKIMIKKTSSGFFILNEIPYCKNLWMFATGTGIGPYLSILQHQNGTNKFKNIILVYAVRYRNDLVYLPLINNLKQQYNGQLHVQIIISKETTNFSLYGRIPKLLENNSLENKLGFKINKNTCHVMLCGNPKMIKDTKNFLIEKRNMKKNLRSNPGQITSETYW; encoded by the coding sequence ATGAACGACTGGACTACAGCTAAGATAATTAAAATAAAAAAATGGAAAAACAATTTGTTTAGTCTAATTTTAAATGCATCTATTTATCCTTTTATTCCTGGTCAATTTTCCAAATTAGCATACATAAAAAAAAATGGAAAAAAAATTCAAAGAGCATACTCGTATGTTAATGCTCCTGAAAACATAAACTTAGAATTTTATATAGTACTCATACCTGAAGGAAAACTAACTCCAAAACTATATAACTTATCATATATAGATAAAATAATGATTAAAAAAACATCATCAGGATTTTTTATTTTAAATGAAATTCCATACTGTAAAAACTTATGGATGTTCGCTACTGGCACAGGAATTGGACCTTATTTATCTATATTACAACATCAAAATGGAACTAATAAATTTAAAAATATTATATTAGTCTATGCAGTTCGATATCGTAATGATTTAGTATATCTTCCTTTAATAAACAACTTAAAACAACAATATAATGGACAATTGCATGTACAAATTATTATTAGTAAAGAAACAACTAATTTCTCACTATATGGAAGAATTCCTAAGCTATTAGAAAATAACTCGTTAGAAAATAAATTAGGATTTAAAATTAATAAAAATACATGTCATGTTATGTTATGTGGAAATCCTAAAATGATAAAAGATACAAAAAACTTTCTTATAGAAAAAAGAAATATGAAAAAAAACCTCAGAAGTAATCCCGGCCAAATTACTAGTGAAACTTATTGGTAA